In the genome of Thiomicrospira aerophila AL3, one region contains:
- a CDS encoding sensor domain-containing diguanylate cyclase, producing MDQIKLPNIEPQRLQAVKDLCLTQPTQDPGLDRITELTARLFNTEIALITIMTRDKQLFISAFGTNIAEIPRQDSFCNEAIFHEQPLVIEDCFQDKRFSELPLVKDAPFIRFYAGQPIKSPSGFIIGTLCILDSKPKKFEHNELRNLQDLAMIAENQIKYIADTTTDDLTGLLNRRGFYGQARKHLDLAMRSELHASLAIIDLNRFKDINNEFGHAFGDRVLRIFADALTQSTRKTDLVARFGGDEFVILSIDKHSDDLYKVRDRLKTAIAQLRPLDLPQAINIDFCIGALEFKPTAELDLEAVLADAIQCIHNPT from the coding sequence ATGGACCAAATCAAACTCCCCAACATCGAGCCTCAAAGGCTGCAAGCCGTCAAAGATCTATGCTTGACCCAGCCGACTCAAGATCCAGGCTTAGATCGCATTACCGAACTTACTGCCCGTCTGTTTAATACAGAGATTGCATTAATCACGATTATGACCAGAGATAAACAACTATTTATCTCTGCTTTTGGTACCAACATTGCAGAGATTCCAAGACAGGATTCTTTTTGTAATGAGGCGATTTTCCATGAACAACCACTTGTTATAGAAGATTGTTTTCAAGATAAGCGGTTTAGCGAGCTCCCTTTGGTAAAGGATGCGCCTTTTATTCGGTTTTATGCTGGGCAGCCAATAAAATCACCATCTGGTTTTATTATTGGCACCCTTTGTATTCTTGATTCAAAACCCAAAAAGTTTGAGCACAATGAATTGCGCAATCTGCAAGACCTCGCCATGATTGCCGAAAACCAAATCAAATATATAGCCGACACAACAACCGACGATTTAACAGGCCTGCTTAATAGACGCGGTTTTTATGGTCAGGCTCGCAAGCACCTCGATCTCGCCATGCGTTCTGAATTACACGCTTCTTTAGCCATTATTGATCTTAATAGATTCAAGGATATTAATAATGAGTTTGGTCATGCATTTGGTGACCGAGTACTGCGAATTTTTGCTGACGCACTCACCCAATCGACACGAAAAACCGATTTAGTTGCACGTTTTGGCGGCGATGAATTTGTCATATTAAGTATTGATAAACACAGTGACGACCTTTACAAAGTTCGTGATCGCTTGAAAACCGCCATTGCGCAACTCAGGCCATTAGACTTACCCCAAGCTATCAATATTGACTTTTGTATAGGTGCGCTAGAATTTAAGCCAACGGCTGAATTAGATTTGGAAGCCGTTTTAGCAGATGCCATTCAGTGCATCCATAACCCAACCTAA
- a CDS encoding lytic murein transglycosylase, whose translation MAYTRFIQYGFVLISLLLPWQVGAQTAQNQAEFQRWVQEFKPQALSAGISEATFDMAFANVQLNERVLELDRRQPEFTRTFWQYIDMTVTPLRIERGRLLRQQHAELLGTVTARYGIPDAYLLSFWAMETNFGSFTGNTPTIEALATLAYDPRRSAFFTEQLLYALRILEEGHLTLEQMKGSWAGALGHTQFMPSNYIHYTVDGDGSGRKDLFNSLDDVFHSAGHFLNRLGWRTGQDWGYEVRLPKGFNYALADGRTQRTIAEWASLGITSATGTKLTNASPEDMPAALLLPGDYRGPAFLVFHNFNVIKRWNNSNNYALAVGIIADQIRHQPGLVARVPADDAAMSREDVIALQNHLNRLGFDVGRADGIAGQRTRQGLREFQVQKGLPADGFPSPRMLQVLQQTPSPG comes from the coding sequence ATGGCTTACACGCGATTTATTCAGTACGGATTTGTTTTAATTAGCTTATTACTCCCTTGGCAGGTTGGCGCGCAAACGGCACAAAATCAAGCCGAATTCCAACGCTGGGTCCAAGAGTTTAAACCCCAAGCGCTCAGTGCCGGCATTAGCGAAGCAACCTTTGATATGGCTTTTGCGAATGTTCAACTCAATGAACGTGTTCTTGAACTCGACCGACGCCAGCCGGAATTTACCCGTACTTTCTGGCAGTACATTGATATGACAGTCACCCCACTTCGCATTGAGCGCGGGCGATTACTCAGGCAACAACATGCCGAACTGCTTGGCACTGTCACTGCACGCTATGGCATCCCCGACGCCTATTTATTGTCATTTTGGGCGATGGAAACCAATTTTGGCAGCTTTACCGGGAATACCCCCACTATTGAAGCCCTGGCCACCCTAGCCTATGACCCACGTCGCAGTGCATTTTTTACTGAACAACTTTTGTATGCCTTACGCATTCTTGAGGAAGGGCATTTAACCCTAGAACAAATGAAAGGCTCTTGGGCGGGTGCCCTAGGACATACTCAGTTTATGCCATCAAATTATATTCACTACACGGTGGATGGTGACGGCAGTGGTCGCAAAGATCTTTTTAATAGTCTCGACGATGTGTTTCATTCCGCTGGGCATTTTTTAAATCGTCTAGGTTGGCGCACAGGTCAAGACTGGGGCTATGAGGTTCGACTACCAAAAGGTTTTAACTATGCGCTTGCAGACGGTCGCACGCAACGCACTATAGCTGAATGGGCGTCGCTTGGTATTACCAGTGCAACAGGTACCAAACTGACGAATGCTTCACCTGAAGATATGCCAGCTGCCCTGCTGCTACCCGGCGACTATCGTGGTCCTGCCTTCCTCGTGTTTCATAATTTTAATGTCATCAAACGCTGGAATAACTCAAACAACTATGCCCTTGCAGTCGGCATAATCGCTGACCAAATTCGGCATCAACCAGGCCTGGTTGCCAGAGTACCTGCTGATGATGCCGCCATGAGCCGAGAAGACGTCATTGCCTTACAAAATCACTTAAACCGACTCGGCTTTGATGTCGGACGTGCCGATGGCATTGCTGGACAGCGCACCCGGCAGGGTTTACGCGAATTTCAAGTCCAAAAAGGACTACCGGCAGACGGGTTTCCAAGTCCGCGCATGCTGCAGGTTTTACAACAAACCCCTTCACCAGGCTAA
- the rlmKL gene encoding bifunctional 23S rRNA (guanine(2069)-N(7))-methyltransferase RlmK/23S rRNA (guanine(2445)-N(2))-methyltransferase RlmL gives MKFFATAPNGLSELLKEELQALGAQAVKAQPRGVSFEGGLIDGYRACLWSRLANHVYLVLLETELDTQEDLYASVRAIDWSCHMTEDHSFSISFTGKGMGIEHTHFGALKIKDALVDYFRDNTGHRPAVDRDYPDIQLHGHLNRNQFTLSLDLSGHSLHQRGYREGQQVKAPLKENVAAAILIRAGWPELAAQGAPLFDPMCGSGTFLIEAAMIASDTAPGLAKAQDMGFLSWLGHQREIWDGLVKDAVQREAAGLAKIPKIYGSDAHAGAVKIARQAVQQAGYADVIQVQVLAVNQAQPEADLQVGLVVTNPPYGERLGEEDEVKALYVQIGEMLKRHFVGWQAAVLTCNKELGLYLGLKAKRDHAFFNGAMECKLFRFEVEEEFFRQPALKAGADLATEVEMSMADLAQSEGAQMFANRLRKNLKTLRKWADRNKVLAYRVYDADMPEYALAIDYYHTLEAGEWLVVNEYAAPKTVNAAKAKRRLYEAMAVLPEVFGITAEKVVYKVRQKQKGTSQYEKLEERKDYFTIIENDTNVRVNFTDYLDTGLFLDHRDVRALVAKLAKGKDLLNLFCYTATATAQAAVAGAKNSLSVDMSKTYLYWAKHNFMTNNIDLRHHQLLQEDVVAWLKNPPKMEPFDVIFLDPPSFSTSKRMEGVLDIQRDHVELIEQAGALLAEGGVLVFSNNMQKFKLDTEALSDWQIEDITRKTLPEDFKRSPKIHQAWLLRKVGS, from the coding sequence ATGAAATTTTTTGCGACCGCGCCAAACGGGTTATCTGAGTTATTAAAAGAAGAGTTACAAGCCTTAGGCGCGCAAGCGGTCAAAGCACAACCCCGCGGTGTCAGCTTTGAGGGTGGATTAATTGATGGCTATCGTGCCTGTTTATGGTCACGCCTGGCCAATCATGTGTATTTAGTCCTGTTGGAAACCGAGCTGGATACCCAAGAAGATCTGTATGCCAGCGTTCGCGCAATAGACTGGTCATGCCATATGACCGAAGATCATAGTTTTTCGATTTCGTTTACCGGCAAAGGCATGGGAATTGAGCATACCCACTTTGGCGCGCTCAAAATCAAGGATGCGTTGGTCGATTATTTCCGCGATAACACCGGCCATCGTCCGGCGGTAGATCGTGATTATCCCGATATTCAATTACACGGCCATTTAAACCGTAATCAATTTACCTTGAGTTTAGATTTGTCCGGTCATAGTTTGCACCAGCGAGGTTATCGTGAAGGTCAGCAGGTTAAGGCACCGTTAAAAGAAAACGTCGCAGCGGCGATTTTGATTCGCGCCGGTTGGCCGGAGTTGGCCGCGCAGGGCGCACCCTTATTTGATCCGATGTGTGGTTCGGGTACGTTTTTAATTGAAGCAGCTATGATTGCATCGGATACGGCACCAGGCCTGGCTAAGGCGCAAGATATGGGCTTTTTATCCTGGTTAGGCCATCAGCGTGAGATTTGGGATGGCTTGGTCAAGGATGCGGTGCAACGTGAAGCTGCAGGCCTGGCAAAAATTCCAAAAATCTATGGTTCGGATGCCCATGCGGGTGCGGTCAAAATCGCTCGTCAGGCGGTGCAGCAAGCCGGTTATGCCGATGTGATTCAAGTACAGGTGTTGGCGGTTAATCAAGCTCAACCTGAAGCCGATCTTCAAGTTGGTTTAGTAGTGACTAATCCACCCTATGGCGAACGCCTAGGCGAAGAAGATGAAGTCAAAGCCCTATATGTGCAAATTGGCGAGATGTTGAAACGTCATTTTGTTGGCTGGCAAGCGGCCGTATTAACCTGCAATAAGGAGTTAGGACTCTATTTAGGTTTAAAAGCCAAGCGCGACCATGCGTTTTTTAATGGTGCAATGGAATGTAAGCTATTTCGTTTTGAGGTTGAAGAAGAGTTTTTCCGTCAACCCGCGCTTAAAGCCGGTGCGGATTTGGCCACAGAAGTTGAAATGTCGATGGCCGATCTGGCACAAAGCGAAGGCGCGCAGATGTTTGCCAATCGGTTACGCAAGAACTTAAAAACCCTGCGTAAATGGGCTGATCGCAATAAGGTGTTGGCCTATCGAGTCTATGATGCCGATATGCCAGAATATGCCTTGGCGATTGATTATTACCATACGCTTGAAGCCGGTGAATGGTTGGTGGTGAATGAGTATGCCGCACCGAAAACGGTAAATGCGGCGAAAGCCAAGCGTCGTTTGTATGAGGCGATGGCGGTCTTGCCAGAGGTGTTTGGCATAACCGCTGAAAAAGTGGTGTATAAGGTTCGCCAAAAACAAAAAGGTACAAGCCAATACGAGAAGCTCGAAGAGCGCAAAGATTATTTTACGATTATCGAAAACGACACCAATGTGCGGGTTAACTTTACCGATTACTTAGATACCGGTTTATTTTTAGATCACCGCGATGTCCGTGCGTTGGTAGCGAAGCTCGCGAAGGGCAAGGATTTACTGAACCTGTTTTGTTATACCGCCACCGCGACCGCACAAGCGGCGGTGGCGGGCGCTAAAAACTCGTTGAGTGTCGATATGTCGAAAACCTATCTTTATTGGGCCAAACATAACTTTATGACCAACAATATTGACTTGCGCCATCATCAATTGCTACAAGAGGATGTGGTCGCTTGGTTAAAAAATCCGCCCAAAATGGAACCGTTTGATGTCATTTTTCTTGATCCGCCTTCATTCTCGACTTCCAAGCGGATGGAAGGGGTGTTGGATATTCAACGTGATCATGTTGAGTTGATTGAGCAGGCCGGTGCGTTATTAGCCGAAGGTGGTGTGTTGGTGTTTTCGAATAACATGCAGAAGTTTAAACTCGATACCGAGGCGTTAAGTGACTGGCAGATTGAAGATATCACCCGTAAAACCCTGCCGGAAGATTTTAAACGCAGCCCGAAAATTCACCAGGCCTGGTTGTTACGTAAAGTTGGGAGCTGA
- a CDS encoding efflux RND transporter permease subunit, producing the protein MFERFNLSAWAVRERAITLYFIILVSLAGLYAFVSLGRAEDPSFTIKVMTVSAQWPGASALEMQQQVADRLEKRIQEVPFFDRVETTARPGLVVMQIQFLDETPAAEVQNVFYEVRKRMLDEAPRLPRGVIGPVVNDDFADVYFSLYALTSANRPQYELIQPAEQLRDQLLRVPGVQKVNLLGERPQQVQVDLNLDRLAQLNLAPQSVFDALAAQNQLLPAGFIETAAGRTYLRLNQDMGDLDQLRQLPIQLGNQVIALGEIAEVTRAFQDPPGYIIRDQGQEALMLGVVMQPGFNGLTLGKNLHAIEASLQAQLPADIIFEQITNQANAIRMAVDEFQLKFLMALGVVMLVSFLALGLRAGLVVALAVPLTLAITFFIMMLTGKNLDRITLGALILALGLLVDDAIIAIEMMLVKIEEGLDKVKAASYAWSVTAMPMLVGTLITAAGFVPIGFAASNVGEYAGNIFWVLAISLVASWIVAVIFTPYLGVKLLKNHPGAPTHLDTDKVAADQAYQTKGYQLLRRIVQGCVNYRKSIIIFTFVLLVLAIIGMAKKVEKQFFPSSDRPELMIDLYLPEGSAFATTDAVAQRMEAILNEQPEVQSLASYIGAGAPRFFMALNPELPNPAFAKIIAITGDRYERDQLQARLQSIINDGAFPDARVRVHPLLYGPPVAWPITFRVMGDDPLILRDIANQVRDIVADHPATLEPHLDYGQRAPVVQLEFDLQRLAQLGFTRQTLHQQLQFALQGQSLTELRIDTRSVALVARADKREMINLEQLVSLLVTTPTGQSLPLSQLAELVIAYEDPVLKRRNRTPYLSVNSEIKSGAQPPDVTFEIWPKLETLNQTLPPGYRIEIGGTIEESAKAQGSIRALMPVMVILMITLIMLMMRSFSGTLMVLLTAPLGLIGAVAALLLFSQPFGFVATLGLIGLAGILMRNTLILVGQINDNKRHGLNDYDAVVDATVRRARPVVLTALAAVLAFIPLTTSTFWGPLAYVLIGGITVGTLLTLLFLPALYSAWFKIAKST; encoded by the coding sequence ATGTTTGAACGCTTTAATCTATCGGCATGGGCGGTGCGTGAACGCGCCATCACGCTCTATTTTATTATCCTCGTTTCACTAGCAGGCTTATATGCCTTTGTAAGTTTAGGTCGCGCAGAAGATCCAAGCTTTACGATTAAAGTGATGACCGTATCAGCACAATGGCCGGGCGCATCGGCATTAGAGATGCAACAACAAGTGGCCGACCGGTTAGAAAAGCGCATTCAAGAAGTGCCTTTTTTTGATCGCGTTGAAACCACGGCACGACCAGGCCTGGTGGTCATGCAAATTCAATTCCTCGATGAAACCCCGGCCGCTGAAGTACAAAATGTGTTTTATGAAGTGCGCAAACGTATGCTCGATGAAGCTCCTCGATTGCCACGCGGTGTTATTGGACCCGTGGTCAACGATGACTTTGCCGATGTTTATTTTAGTCTCTATGCACTCACCTCAGCGAATCGCCCGCAATATGAACTGATTCAACCGGCCGAACAACTACGTGATCAATTATTACGCGTACCCGGTGTCCAAAAAGTCAATCTATTGGGCGAACGACCACAACAAGTGCAGGTTGATTTAAACCTGGATCGATTAGCGCAACTTAATCTCGCACCGCAAAGCGTTTTTGATGCCCTCGCGGCCCAAAATCAATTACTGCCCGCCGGCTTTATTGAAACCGCTGCCGGTCGAACCTATTTGCGTCTTAACCAAGACATGGGTGATTTAGACCAGTTGCGCCAACTGCCTATTCAACTTGGCAATCAAGTCATTGCCCTGGGTGAGATTGCTGAAGTGACGCGTGCCTTTCAAGATCCACCCGGCTATATCATTCGTGATCAAGGCCAAGAAGCCTTAATGCTTGGCGTGGTGATGCAACCCGGTTTTAATGGTTTAACTCTTGGCAAAAACCTGCACGCAATTGAAGCAAGCCTGCAAGCACAACTGCCTGCGGACATTATTTTCGAGCAAATAACCAATCAAGCCAACGCCATCCGCATGGCTGTAGATGAGTTTCAGCTCAAGTTTTTAATGGCATTGGGTGTCGTGATGCTAGTCAGCTTTTTAGCCCTCGGCCTACGAGCAGGCCTGGTGGTCGCGCTCGCGGTGCCGCTGACTTTAGCGATTACATTCTTTATTATGATGTTGACCGGCAAAAACTTGGATCGCATTACGCTTGGTGCGTTAATCCTGGCACTGGGATTACTTGTCGATGATGCGATTATCGCGATTGAAATGATGTTAGTTAAAATTGAAGAAGGCTTGGATAAGGTTAAGGCCGCTTCCTATGCCTGGTCGGTGACCGCCATGCCGATGTTAGTCGGCACCCTCATTACCGCCGCAGGGTTTGTCCCGATTGGGTTTGCCGCTTCCAATGTAGGTGAATATGCCGGCAATATTTTTTGGGTACTCGCGATTTCCCTCGTGGCCTCTTGGATTGTTGCGGTTATTTTCACCCCCTACCTTGGAGTTAAATTATTAAAAAACCATCCTGGCGCACCGACGCACCTCGATACCGACAAGGTTGCCGCAGATCAAGCCTACCAAACCAAAGGTTATCAACTACTGCGCCGGATTGTACAAGGCTGTGTAAACTATCGTAAAAGCATCATAATATTTACCTTTGTACTATTGGTGCTGGCCATCATCGGCATGGCCAAAAAAGTTGAGAAACAGTTTTTTCCCAGCTCTGACCGACCTGAACTGATGATCGACTTGTATCTTCCCGAAGGCTCTGCATTTGCCACCACCGATGCGGTTGCCCAACGGATGGAAGCCATTTTAAATGAACAACCTGAAGTGCAATCGCTGGCAAGCTACATTGGCGCAGGCGCACCGCGCTTTTTTATGGCACTTAATCCCGAACTACCCAATCCGGCTTTTGCCAAAATTATTGCCATCACCGGTGACCGCTATGAGCGCGACCAACTGCAAGCGCGTTTGCAGAGCATAATTAATGACGGCGCCTTCCCTGATGCCCGCGTGCGTGTTCATCCCCTGCTCTATGGTCCACCCGTAGCCTGGCCCATTACATTTCGCGTGATGGGCGATGACCCATTAATCTTGCGCGATATCGCTAATCAGGTGCGCGATATTGTTGCGGATCACCCTGCCACGCTTGAACCTCACTTGGATTATGGTCAACGTGCGCCAGTGGTGCAGCTTGAATTTGACCTACAACGCTTGGCACAACTTGGTTTTACGCGTCAAACCTTGCACCAGCAACTGCAATTTGCGCTACAAGGACAAAGCCTTACCGAACTACGTATCGATACCCGAAGTGTTGCGCTGGTTGCACGCGCCGATAAACGCGAGATGATCAACCTCGAACAACTCGTCAGCTTATTAGTCACTACACCTACCGGGCAAAGCCTGCCATTGTCGCAACTCGCCGAACTGGTCATCGCCTATGAAGACCCGGTATTAAAACGCCGTAATCGCACTCCTTATTTGTCGGTCAACAGTGAAATTAAATCCGGTGCGCAGCCACCCGATGTGACCTTTGAAATCTGGCCAAAACTTGAAACGCTTAATCAGACCTTACCACCAGGCTATCGGATTGAAATCGGCGGCACAATTGAAGAATCGGCCAAAGCGCAAGGTTCAATCCGCGCCTTGATGCCGGTGATGGTGATTTTAATGATTACCTTGATTATGCTGATGATGCGCTCATTTAGTGGCACCTTGATGGTCTTGCTTACTGCACCGCTAGGCTTGATTGGGGCAGTGGCGGCATTGCTACTGTTTTCGCAACCTTTCGGGTTTGTCGCCACCCTTGGCTTAATAGGTCTTGCCGGTATCCTAATGCGAAACACCTTAATCCTAGTGGGGCAAATTAATGATAATAAACGTCATGGACTCAATGATTATGATGCCGTCGTCGATGCGACGGTGCGACGAGCTCGTCCAGTCGTACTGACTGCACTTGCAGCCGTGCTGGCGTTTATACCGCTTACCACGTCCACTTTTTGGGGACCATTAGCCTATGTTCTCATAGGTGGCATCACGGTAGGCACGCTCTTAACACTGTTATTTTTGCCGGCCTTGTATAGTGCCTGGTTCAAAATAGCTAAATCAACATAA
- the lspA gene encoding signal peptidase II, whose amino-acid sequence MPNLKSIVSQTGLRYLWLAGLVLVLDQITKYLAVSYLTFGEPLAVMPHFNLTLVYNYGAAFSFLADMGGWQRWFFVTLAVGISIGLLFWLSKLKAKPTFEVLGLQLILAGAIGNLIDRLLFGKVTDFLDFYYGSWHYATFNIADVGITVGAAMLIIYEFFLRPKDTPKSTDTTQQPNSN is encoded by the coding sequence ATGCCAAATCTAAAATCTATCGTTTCGCAAACCGGGTTGCGCTATCTGTGGTTAGCAGGCCTGGTATTGGTGCTGGATCAAATCACCAAGTATCTGGCGGTCAGCTATTTGACCTTTGGTGAGCCCTTGGCTGTGATGCCGCATTTTAATCTGACGCTAGTCTATAACTATGGCGCGGCCTTTAGTTTTTTAGCCGATATGGGCGGCTGGCAGCGTTGGTTTTTTGTGACCTTGGCAGTCGGTATTAGCATCGGCTTGCTGTTTTGGTTAAGTAAGCTAAAAGCTAAACCGACTTTTGAAGTATTAGGTTTGCAGTTAATTTTGGCCGGTGCAATCGGCAATTTGATTGATCGGTTGCTGTTTGGCAAGGTCACCGATTTTCTTGATTTCTATTATGGCAGTTGGCACTATGCTACCTTTAATATCGCTGACGTGGGCATTACGGTCGGTGCGGCGATGTTGATTATCTATGAGTTCTTTTTGCGTCCCAAAGACACACCAAAATCTACCGATACAACCCAGCAACCTAATTCAAATTGA
- a CDS encoding efflux RND transporter periplasmic adaptor subunit, with translation MATKTLTAGVMLLMFTLAGCSADEQVTDTSSSQQHTSLPVEVSDVMFVEHEQWQALGQLLPAQQILLSMEVGGRVNERPVTRGDQVNQGTTLIRLDAEDFVLKRNSLDASIKQLAADQRLAFSDRDRLKAMLKRELVSQQDVDQIETRIESLAAQLARLNQERALAERQINYTQLKAPISGRINQVMIEPGQQVQPGQILLELIQTDALIVLTHLPAHRMAALPKQAKLITPTGAIELRLFEQEPLADPVTGLFAVRYQPIADDTNAKQALAKLPLGERYSVTFEQPLPNRLQQIPGSALIDLGQGPHVWQVIDNKAQLTDVSLVRLHNGVALIQPTLAEDSKIVRHGVHRLQPDQAVRILND, from the coding sequence ATGGCAACTAAAACCTTAACTGCGGGCGTGATGCTACTGATGTTTACCTTAGCGGGTTGTTCAGCTGACGAACAAGTCACGGACACCTCATCATCACAGCAGCACACCAGCCTCCCTGTTGAGGTCAGCGATGTGATGTTCGTTGAACATGAGCAATGGCAAGCACTCGGGCAACTGCTGCCCGCGCAACAAATTTTACTGAGCATGGAAGTCGGTGGCCGGGTAAATGAACGGCCTGTAACACGAGGTGATCAGGTGAATCAAGGCACCACACTGATACGCTTGGATGCCGAGGATTTTGTCCTCAAGCGCAATAGTCTTGATGCTAGCATCAAACAACTTGCAGCCGATCAGCGTTTAGCTTTTAGTGATCGTGATCGCTTAAAGGCGATGCTTAAACGTGAACTGGTATCACAGCAAGATGTCGATCAAATCGAAACCCGCATCGAAAGCCTAGCGGCACAACTTGCACGCCTCAACCAAGAGCGTGCCCTCGCTGAGCGCCAAATTAACTACACCCAGCTCAAGGCACCGATTTCAGGCCGCATTAACCAAGTTATGATTGAACCCGGCCAACAAGTCCAACCCGGTCAAATTTTACTTGAACTTATCCAAACCGATGCGCTCATTGTCCTCACGCATCTGCCCGCGCATCGCATGGCCGCGCTGCCAAAGCAGGCTAAGCTCATCACCCCAACAGGTGCAATTGAATTGCGCTTATTTGAGCAAGAACCCCTGGCCGATCCTGTAACCGGTCTATTTGCAGTTCGCTATCAACCTATTGCTGATGATACCAACGCGAAGCAAGCCCTAGCGAAGCTCCCATTAGGTGAACGCTATTCGGTAACCTTTGAGCAACCCTTACCCAATCGCTTACAACAAATACCTGGCAGCGCCCTGATTGATCTTGGTCAAGGCCCTCATGTCTGGCAAGTCATTGATAATAAAGCGCAACTAACTGACGTTTCGCTAGTTCGGCTGCATAACGGGGTGGCACTTATCCAACCCACCTTAGCCGAGGACAGCAAAATTGTTCGACATGGCGTGCATCGCCTGCAACCTGATCAAGCTGTTCGCATCCTCAATGATTAA